The following coding sequences lie in one Synechococcus sp. PCC 7336 genomic window:
- a CDS encoding pentapeptide repeat-containing protein: MRGANLQNAYLLEANLRNAYLGDAYNL, from the coding sequence TTGAGGGGAGCTAACCTGCAAAATGCTTACCTCCTAGAGGCCAACCTCCGGAACGCTTACTTGGGGGATGCCTACAATCTTTGA
- a CDS encoding TIGR00300 family protein, whose amino-acid sequence MTSPIRYLMCPPDHYAIDYAINPWMEGNLHRSSRERAARQWQQLYERLRECAEVDLIDPEPGWPDMVFTANAGLILEQTVVLSRFYHAERQGEEPYFKAWFERRGYTVCELPAEIAFEGAGDALLDRAGRWLWAGYGFRTMLEAHPLLAKWLGIEVLSLHLVDRRFYHLDTCFCPLSDGYLLYYPDAFDAYSNRTIELRVPADKRIAIAESDAVNFACNGVEIDGTLLVNRVSPELRVILEERGFTVLEIDLAEFLKAGGAAKCLTLRLTESLAPDATERVAVCSRAIALEGHLIDNNLLNDALDTIVEGGGSFQIGQFQLGKQRQSTSSVQLQVCAASAVELEDILSQLIAKGARVAAATRRDACLETVLVAGVAPEDFYVTSIYPTEVLAEGQWLTVDNQRMDGTIAIGRDPEGNLQADCRLIRDLQLGDRVVCGLEGIRTVQQPIPKRSQQEFTFMGSSVSSERRVELVVEQVAWELRRVRDRGGKTVVVPGPVVVHTGAGPHLASLIRAGYVQGLLGGNAIAVHDLEQNLYGTSLGVDLQRGNAVKGGHRHHLKTINLIRKHGSIAAAVEAEEVTAGIFYECVHQGVPFALAGSIRDDGPLPDTQMDLIEAQKDYAELVRGADTILMLSTMLHSIGVGNMTPAGVKLICVDINPAVVTKLADRGSLESIGIVTDVGLFLSLLVQQLHRMEQPVLQG is encoded by the coding sequence ATGACCAGCCCGATCCGGTACTTGATGTGCCCGCCCGACCACTACGCCATCGACTACGCTATCAACCCTTGGATGGAGGGGAACCTCCATCGCTCGTCGCGGGAGAGGGCTGCTCGGCAGTGGCAGCAGTTGTATGAAAGGCTGCGGGAATGCGCTGAAGTCGATCTCATCGACCCCGAACCGGGTTGGCCCGATATGGTCTTCACGGCCAATGCCGGACTGATTCTCGAGCAGACAGTAGTGCTCAGTCGCTTCTATCATGCCGAGCGACAGGGGGAAGAACCCTATTTCAAAGCCTGGTTCGAGCGGCGGGGGTATACCGTTTGCGAGCTTCCGGCAGAGATTGCGTTTGAAGGGGCGGGCGATGCTCTGCTCGATCGCGCCGGACGTTGGTTGTGGGCGGGCTATGGCTTTCGCACGATGTTGGAAGCTCACCCGTTGCTGGCCAAGTGGCTGGGGATCGAGGTGCTGTCGTTACATTTGGTCGATCGCCGCTTTTATCATCTCGATACCTGTTTTTGCCCCCTGTCCGACGGCTATCTCCTCTACTACCCCGATGCATTCGATGCCTATTCCAATCGCACGATCGAGCTGCGGGTTCCAGCAGACAAACGCATTGCGATCGCCGAATCGGATGCCGTTAACTTTGCCTGCAATGGGGTGGAGATTGACGGCACTCTGCTCGTCAATCGAGTCAGTCCCGAGTTGCGAGTCATCCTAGAGGAGCGAGGCTTTACTGTCCTCGAAATCGATCTGGCAGAATTTCTCAAAGCGGGTGGAGCTGCGAAATGTTTGACCCTGCGGCTGACCGAAAGCTTGGCTCCAGACGCGACCGAGCGGGTGGCCGTTTGCAGTCGCGCGATCGCTCTAGAAGGACACCTGATCGACAACAACTTGCTCAACGACGCACTCGACACCATTGTGGAGGGCGGGGGCAGTTTTCAGATTGGACAGTTTCAGCTCGGGAAGCAGCGGCAGAGTACCTCGTCTGTCCAGTTGCAGGTTTGTGCTGCCAGTGCGGTGGAACTGGAGGATATCCTCAGTCAGTTAATTGCGAAGGGTGCTCGCGTGGCGGCAGCAACCAGGCGGGACGCCTGCTTGGAAACCGTGCTTGTGGCAGGGGTGGCACCGGAGGATTTTTACGTCACCTCCATTTATCCGACAGAGGTGCTGGCGGAGGGGCAGTGGCTGACGGTGGATAACCAGCGGATGGACGGCACGATCGCGATCGGGCGCGACCCAGAGGGAAATCTGCAGGCTGACTGCCGCTTGATTCGCGATCTGCAGCTGGGCGATCGCGTCGTCTGCGGTCTGGAGGGCATTCGCACAGTGCAACAGCCCATCCCGAAGCGATCGCAGCAGGAGTTTACATTTATGGGCTCCAGTGTCTCCAGCGAGCGGCGGGTGGAGTTGGTGGTGGAGCAAGTGGCCTGGGAACTGCGTCGAGTGCGCGATCGGGGTGGCAAGACCGTTGTGGTCCCCGGTCCCGTGGTGGTCCATACGGGGGCAGGCCCCCACCTGGCCTCGCTGATCCGCGCTGGCTACGTGCAGGGGCTGCTGGGAGGCAACGCGATCGCCGTTCACGATTTAGAGCAGAATTTGTACGGTACGTCGCTGGGGGTAGACCTGCAGCGCGGTAATGCCGTTAAAGGGGGGCACCGCCACCACCTCAAAACGATTAATTTAATTCGCAAGCATGGCAGCATTGCGGCAGCAGTAGAGGCTGAAGAGGTTACTGCGGGCATCTTCTACGAGTGCGTGCATCAGGGGGTGCCGTTTGCCCTAGCGGGCTCTATTCGAGATGACGGTCCTTTGCCCGATACGCAGATGGATCTGATTGAGGCCCAAAAGGATTATGCCGAGCTGGTGCGGGGGGCCGATACGATTTTGATGCTATCCACCATGCTGCACTCCATTGGGGTAGGCAATATGACTCCGGCGGGTGTGAAGCTGATTTGCGTCGATATCAACCCAGCAGTGGTGACCAAGTTGGCCGATCGCGGCTCGCTAGAATCCATCGGGATTGTCACGGATGTGGGTCTGTTCCTCAGCTTGCTGGTGCAACAATTGCATCGTATGGAGCAGCCTGTGCTGCAAGGCTAA
- a CDS encoding Uma2 family endonuclease translates to MTSTRPLTEHTDRSGFPRQLLPTMYDLPSEALEESGLPDEFHLLQPQLLSETFIPVSYDRDRIFTGSDLNLYYDLDRPQWYKRPDWFGVVGVPRLYDESDLRLSYVIWQEGVSPFVVVELLSPGTEREDLGKTQPQQDRPPTKWQVYEQVLQVPYYIAFDRYTDQLRAFRRSGEQFREVALSEARFWLDELGIGLGLWSGTYRQVNRLWLRWYDADGNWILSDLERAQRRAERLAAKLREMGVDPDEI, encoded by the coding sequence ATGACCTCCACTCGTCCTCTCACAGAGCATACGGATCGCTCCGGCTTTCCTCGGCAGCTGTTGCCGACGATGTACGACTTGCCCAGCGAAGCCCTAGAGGAGTCCGGCTTGCCCGACGAATTTCACCTGCTGCAGCCCCAATTATTGAGCGAGACATTCATTCCGGTTAGCTACGATCGCGATCGCATTTTTACCGGCTCGGACCTCAACCTTTACTACGATCTCGATCGTCCTCAATGGTATAAACGACCCGATTGGTTTGGGGTGGTGGGGGTGCCTCGGCTCTATGACGAGAGCGATTTGCGCTTGAGTTATGTGATTTGGCAAGAGGGTGTCAGTCCGTTTGTGGTGGTGGAATTGCTATCCCCTGGCACGGAGCGGGAGGATTTAGGCAAAACCCAGCCACAGCAGGATCGTCCGCCGACGAAATGGCAAGTCTACGAACAAGTGTTGCAAGTGCCTTACTACATCGCGTTCGATCGCTATACGGACCAGTTGAGGGCGTTTCGGCGATCGGGAGAGCAGTTCCGGGAAGTTGCCCTGTCGGAAGCGAGATTCTGGCTGGACGAGCTCGGGATTGGGTTGGGATTGTGGTCGGGAACGTATCGGCAGGTCAATCGCCTTTGGCTGCGGTGGTATGACGCCGACGGCAACTGGATTCTCAGCGATCTGGAGCGGGCGCAGCGGCGGGCGGAGCGTTTGGCCGCAAAATTGAGAGAAATGGGGGTCGATCCCGACGAGATTTAG
- a CDS encoding aminodeoxychorismate/anthranilate synthase component II, translating into MLLVIDNYDSFTYNIVQYLGELGAEVQVRRNDEIDLAAIRAFEPAGIAISPGPGRPDDAGISLEVIRTMAAELPILGVCLGHQSIGQAFGGKVVRAPELMHGKTSPIYHNNCGLFSGLPNPFTATRYHSLMVDRDSCPQVLEVTAWTEDGIIMGLRHRDYPHLQGVQFHPESILTEVGKSLLQNFIETCHRSERGSIRVSLK; encoded by the coding sequence GTGCTTCTCGTCATCGATAACTACGACAGCTTTACCTACAACATCGTGCAATACCTGGGCGAGTTGGGGGCCGAGGTCCAGGTTCGTCGCAACGATGAGATTGATTTAGCCGCTATTCGGGCCTTTGAGCCCGCCGGTATAGCGATCTCTCCCGGCCCGGGGCGTCCTGACGATGCCGGTATTTCCCTGGAGGTGATTCGCACAATGGCCGCCGAACTCCCCATTCTAGGGGTGTGTCTCGGGCATCAATCCATCGGTCAAGCCTTCGGGGGCAAGGTGGTACGCGCCCCCGAACTCATGCACGGCAAAACATCCCCCATCTATCACAACAATTGCGGCCTGTTCTCGGGGCTGCCCAATCCCTTCACCGCCACCCGCTACCACAGTCTGATGGTCGATCGCGACAGTTGCCCGCAAGTGCTCGAAGTGACCGCTTGGACTGAAGACGGCATTATTATGGGCCTGCGTCACCGCGACTATCCCCATTTGCAAGGGGTGCAATTCCATCCCGAAAGTATTTTGACGGAGGTGGGCAAATCGCTACTGCAGAACTTTATCGAGACCTGCCATCGTTCGGAACGGGGGAGTATCCGAGTCTCGCTAAAATAG
- a CDS encoding sodium:proton antiporter, which translates to MEQSATLTTMMVAVLVAGIGAQVLANIVKLPSIVFLLLFGVLLGPDGWGIIRPQLLGTGIEVIVALSVALILFEGGLNLNLKTLGRVSGSLWRLVSLGATITLLGGAIASHYLGEFPWRIAFIYSSLVVVTGPTVINPILKRVRVSESLSSLLEGEGVLIDPIGAILALAVLNLAVAGDPNSKQLVFAVEQLAGSLALGGAIGAVGGWIVGQLLKKFQNFFSEELTNSVVLASALGIYALSQSLLAESGLMAAVTAGIALRQVAEIKERQVRRFQGQLVLLAVSVLFILLTANLSLKSFTVLGWGAAGTVATLMLLVRPLSILLCTLGGELTWREKVFAAWMAPRGIVAASVSSLFALVLAERQIAGGEAVKALVFLTIASTVVLQGLSAGLVAQLLDLKEGGTTVVVSNNAIGLRVAELLREGDQPVAAIAHQQTRVNTPPQRGEWENYKGKPGLTVIYGNALDASVLARAGLERADQLVAISLNGDVNQAIAELAAKTYDISRVLAALPPGQNSSAAVEDIAGGSAAIERWNTYVHREKIHLKPLQLPALSRDRPPQWAAQLVSGSAQERSRTSAIEGEFDKPSQLPTISNDNLAQLLAKLVEFASSDFLLPIALRRKEAYILFPHSQDWRPGDELFCLEREASAIAIQYKPIAPLAQPARESSSSRSAPADGMPLQPQPEA; encoded by the coding sequence ATGGAACAGTCTGCAACCCTAACCACCATGATGGTCGCCGTATTGGTGGCCGGGATTGGAGCCCAAGTCTTGGCGAATATCGTCAAGCTGCCCAGCATTGTGTTTCTGCTGTTGTTCGGCGTGTTGTTGGGGCCGGACGGTTGGGGCATTATACGCCCGCAGCTTTTGGGGACCGGCATTGAAGTGATTGTGGCCCTATCGGTGGCCCTGATTTTGTTCGAAGGGGGGCTCAATCTCAATCTCAAAACCTTGGGGCGCGTTTCGGGGAGTTTGTGGCGGCTGGTGAGTTTGGGGGCCACGATCACCCTATTGGGAGGGGCGATCGCCTCCCACTATTTGGGAGAATTTCCCTGGAGAATTGCCTTTATTTACAGCTCGCTCGTGGTGGTTACGGGGCCAACGGTCATTAACCCCATTCTCAAGCGGGTGCGGGTGAGCGAGTCTCTCAGTTCCCTGTTAGAGGGGGAAGGGGTGCTGATCGATCCGATTGGGGCCATCTTGGCACTAGCGGTCTTAAATCTGGCGGTGGCTGGAGATCCCAATTCAAAGCAACTGGTGTTTGCCGTAGAGCAATTGGCGGGATCTTTGGCCCTCGGGGGGGCGATCGGAGCCGTGGGGGGCTGGATCGTGGGACAGTTGCTCAAAAAATTTCAAAACTTTTTTAGCGAAGAACTGACCAACTCCGTCGTGCTCGCCAGTGCCCTGGGCATTTACGCCCTGTCCCAGTCTTTGCTGGCCGAATCGGGATTGATGGCTGCTGTTACAGCGGGGATCGCGTTGCGGCAGGTGGCCGAAATTAAAGAGCGACAGGTGCGCCGCTTTCAGGGGCAGTTGGTTTTGCTGGCGGTGTCGGTCTTATTCATTTTGCTGACCGCCAATCTCTCCCTCAAGTCATTCACTGTGTTGGGCTGGGGGGCCGCGGGCACGGTTGCCACCTTAATGCTGTTGGTGAGACCGCTGAGTATTTTGCTGTGTACCTTGGGGGGAGAGCTCACCTGGCGGGAAAAAGTCTTTGCCGCTTGGATGGCCCCTCGCGGCATTGTGGCCGCCTCGGTGTCTTCGCTGTTTGCCTTAGTGTTGGCCGAACGCCAAATTGCCGGGGGAGAGGCGGTCAAAGCATTGGTGTTTTTGACGATCGCTTCTACAGTCGTCCTGCAGGGGTTGAGTGCGGGGCTAGTCGCTCAACTGCTGGACCTCAAAGAGGGAGGCACAACGGTGGTGGTGAGCAACAATGCCATTGGCTTGCGGGTGGCTGAGTTATTGCGCGAGGGAGACCAACCGGTGGCGGCGATCGCCCACCAGCAGACACGCGTCAACACTCCACCCCAGCGGGGAGAGTGGGAGAATTACAAGGGAAAGCCCGGACTGACAGTCATTTATGGAAATGCCCTCGACGCATCGGTGCTGGCTCGGGCGGGCTTGGAGCGGGCCGACCAGTTGGTGGCGATCTCGCTGAATGGCGATGTCAACCAAGCCATTGCAGAGTTAGCCGCCAAAACCTACGATATTTCGCGCGTGTTAGCGGCGCTTCCTCCCGGACAGAACAGTTCGGCAGCCGTTGAAGATATTGCTGGCGGCAGTGCTGCGATCGAGCGCTGGAACACCTACGTGCATCGGGAAAAGATTCATCTCAAGCCGCTACAATTACCTGCTCTCAGCCGCGATCGACCGCCGCAATGGGCTGCGCAGTTGGTCAGCGGTTCCGCACAAGAGCGCTCTCGCACGTCAGCTATAGAAGGCGAGTTCGACAAGCCTTCGCAATTGCCAACCATCAGCAACGACAACCTCGCTCAGTTGCTGGCAAAGTTGGTGGAGTTTGCCAGCAGTGATTTTCTCTTGCCCATTGCTCTGCGCCGCAAAGAAGCCTACATCCTATTTCCCCACTCCCAAGACTGGCGACCTGGGGACGAGCTGTTTTGCTTGGAGCGGGAAGCCAGCGCGATCGCAATTCAATATAAGCCGATCGCCCCCCTAGCCCAACCCGCCCGGGAGTCCAGTTCTTCGCGTTCCGCCCCAGCGGATGGGATGCCCTTACAACCGCAACCGGAGGCATAG
- a CDS encoding DUF362 domain-containing protein, whose amino-acid sequence MPVPSQPLVSLQQVARYDLDLLRHALVELLAPWGGMTGLLQSATNVQSPCVLLKPNLLTGARPQNECTTRPELVRVVAEAVREAGGKPFIGDSPAFGSAYGVASQNGLVPICEALDVPIVEFRGQRFNTPEGSTFEHLRLSREALGADVVINLPKVKSHMQLTVTLGVKNLFGCVPGKMKAWWHMEAGKDQLRFGKMLVETALAIAPQLTIADGIIGHEGNGPSGGTPRPLGVLAASANVFALDRLLMEILAVDPQTVPIYIAGRALGSMPEMGEIEIVGANWQELRCEDWQLPDRIVPIDFGAPRVLRSTLKHLLTLWSEARTLPSRRA is encoded by the coding sequence GTGCCCGTCCCTTCCCAGCCCCTCGTCAGTCTGCAACAGGTTGCTCGGTACGACCTAGATCTGCTGCGCCACGCTCTGGTCGAACTGTTGGCCCCCTGGGGAGGTATGACCGGCTTGCTGCAATCGGCCACAAACGTCCAATCTCCCTGCGTATTGCTCAAACCCAATTTGCTCACTGGGGCTCGCCCCCAGAATGAATGCACCACTCGTCCCGAACTCGTTCGGGTGGTCGCCGAAGCGGTACGCGAGGCGGGGGGCAAGCCCTTCATTGGCGATAGTCCGGCCTTTGGCAGCGCTTATGGCGTCGCCTCTCAAAACGGCCTCGTTCCCATTTGCGAAGCCCTCGATGTCCCGATTGTGGAATTTCGCGGCCAGCGGTTCAACACCCCCGAGGGCAGCACCTTCGAACATTTGCGTCTGAGCCGAGAAGCGTTAGGGGCAGATGTGGTTATCAACTTGCCCAAAGTCAAGTCTCACATGCAGTTGACGGTTACGTTGGGGGTTAAGAACCTGTTTGGCTGCGTTCCTGGCAAGATGAAGGCTTGGTGGCACATGGAGGCAGGCAAAGACCAACTGCGGTTTGGCAAGATGCTAGTGGAAACGGCATTGGCGATCGCCCCCCAACTGACGATTGCGGACGGCATTATCGGTCACGAAGGCAACGGCCCCAGCGGTGGCACCCCCCGTCCTTTAGGGGTATTGGCCGCTTCTGCCAACGTGTTTGCCCTCGATCGCCTGTTAATGGAAATTCTGGCTGTCGATCCCCAAACGGTACCCATCTACATCGCCGGACGAGCATTGGGGTCAATGCCCGAGATGGGCGAGATCGAGATTGTGGGTGCAAATTGGCAGGAGTTGCGCTGTGAAGATTGGCAGTTGCCCGATCGGATAGTGCCGATCGATTTTGGTGCGCCGCGAGTCTTGAGATCGACCCTCAAACACTTGTTGACCCTCTGGTCTGAAGCGCGCACCCTGCCGAGTCGTCGCGCCTGA